AAGCGGTTCATCCAGCTATGCGTGCGCTCCACCGGCCAGCGGCGCGCCCGGTAGCCGGGAAGCTTCTGGAGCAGCGTGCGCTCGGCATCTCTTGGCATAATGTGC
This is a stretch of genomic DNA from Dehalococcoidia bacterium. It encodes these proteins:
- a CDS encoding transposase, translated to HIMPRDAERTLLQKLPGYRARRWPVERTHSWMNRFRRILVRWEKKAENYTAMLHLACAFTAFKQAGVV